A genome region from Heteronotia binoei isolate CCM8104 ecotype False Entrance Well chromosome 19, APGP_CSIRO_Hbin_v1, whole genome shotgun sequence includes the following:
- the SNX33 gene encoding sorting nexin-33, producing the protein MALKARALYNFQSENKEEISIQENEELVIFSENSVDGWLQGTNSQGETGLFPASYVEILRPRSASTYTNHSNSPSGSPANGSAFYVSPSSTSVSHQGSFDDDDDDDWDDWDDGCTVVEETHGGTSTNGHPSPNLPSPRPYLHPNNAGYRPKPSLERQDSIGTAKRGSVVGRNLNRFSSFVRSGVEAFILGDVPMMSKIPEASYIDMGAKGPQWRPNPHPLVCSVEDPTKQTKFKGIKSYISYRLTPSNSHSPVYRRYKHFDWLYNRLLHKFTVISVPHLPEKQATGRFEEDFIEKRKRRLILWMDHMTSHPTLSQYEGFQHFLNCRDDKQWKMGKRRAEKDEMVGGSFLLTLQIPTEHQDLQDVEDRVDTFKAFSKKMDDSVLQLTNVASELARKHVGGFRKEFQKLGHAFQGISHSFQMDPPYSLDALNGAISHTGKTYEVVGEMFAEQPKNDLSLMLDTLSLYQGLLSNFPDIIHLQKGAFAKVKESQRMSDEGKMDQEEADGIRKRCRVVGFALQAEMNHFHERRVSDFKKMMQSYLKEQILFYQRVSQQLEKTLRMYDNL; encoded by the exons ATGGCTTTGAAGGCCCGAGCCCTGTACAACTTCCAGAGCGAAAACAAGGAAGAAATCAGTATACAAGAGAACGAGGAACTGGTCATCTTCAGCGAGAACTCCGTGGACGGCTGGCTGCAGGGGACCAACAGCCAGGGAGAGACAGGCCTCTTCCCTGCATCCTACGTGGAAATCCTCCGACCCAGGTCAGCCTCGACCTACACAAATCATTCCAACAGCCCCAGTGGGTCACCGGCCAATGGGTCGGCCTTCTACGTCTCCCCTTCCAGCACCAGCGTCTCCCACCAGGGTAGCTTTGacgatgacgacgacgacgactggGACGATTGGGACGATGGCTGCACGGTGGTGGAAGAAACCCACGGGGGGACGAGCACCAACGGGCACCCTTCTCCCAATCTTCCGTCACCCCGGCCGTACCTGCACCCAAACAATGCGGGCTATCGTCCCAAGCCCTCTCTGGAGAGGCAGGACAGCATCGGCACGGCCAAAAGGGGCAGCGTGGTGGGACGCAACCTGAACCGCTTCTCCTCCTTCGTCCGGTCCGGCGTGGAGGCCTTCATCCTGGGGGACGTCCCCATGATGTCCAAGATCCCGGAGGCCTCCTACATTGACATGGGGGCCAAAGGTCCCCAGTGGCGGCCCAACCCGCACCCTTTGGTGTGCTCAGTGGAGGATCCCACCAAGCAGACCAAGTTCAAGGGGATCAAGAGCTACATCTCCTACCGCCTGACTCCCAGCAACAGCCATTCCCCCGTCTACCGGCGCTACAAGCACTTCGACTGGCTGTACAACCGCCTCTTGCACAAGTTCACTGTCATCTCTGTCCCTCACCTGCCCGAGAAGCAGGCCACGGGCCGCTTCGAAGAAGACTTCATCGAGAAGCGCAAGCGGCGCCTGATCCTCTGGATGGACCACATGACCAGCCACCCGACCCTCTCCCAGTACGAGGGCTTCCAGCACTTCCTCAACTGCCGGGACGACAAGCAGTGGAAGATGGGCAAGCGGCGGGCTGAGAAGGACGAGATGGTGGGGGGCAGCTTCCTGTTGACCCTCCAGATTCCTACCGAGCATCAGGACCTGCAGGACGTGGAGGACAGGGTGGACACCTTCAAGGCCTTCAGCAAGAAGATGGACGACAGCGTCCTGCAGTTGACCAACGTGGCCTCCGAGCTGGCCCGCAAGCACGTGGGGGGCTTCCGGAAGGAGTTCCAGAAACTGGGCCATGCCTTCCAGGGCATCAGCCACTCCTTCCAGATGGACCCTCCGTACAGCTTGGATGCCCTCAACGGCGCCATCTCCCATACGGGCAAGACCTACGAGGTGGTGGGGGAGATGTTCGCCGAGCAGCCCAAGAACGACCTTTCCCTCATGCTGGATACCCTCTCCTTGTACCAAGGACTCCTTTCCAACTTCCCAGATATTATCCATCTCCAGAAAG GTGCCTTTGCCAAGGTGAAGGAGAGCCAGCGGATGAGCGACGAAGGGAAGATGGATCAGGAAGAGGCGGACGGGATCCGGAAACGCTGCCGAGTGGTGGGTTTCGCACTGCAGGCCGAGATGAACCACTTCCACGAGAGGCGGGTGTCGGACTTCAAGAAGATGATGCAGTCCTACCTGAAAGAGCAGATCCTCTTCTACCAGAGGGTCAGTCAGCAGCTGGAAAAAACATTGCGGATGTACGAT